In Cryptomeria japonica chromosome 10, Sugi_1.0, whole genome shotgun sequence, a genomic segment contains:
- the LOC131060839 gene encoding sister chromatid cohesion protein PDS5 homolog C-like: MASSIEIDLGEKIYRARKKLEHKSQQKEVLLSTLEEVEAFLCKVGQDPSQTMQLAIAPLVCSLIKPRLMRHRDEVIKLATISCIGEIMRIAAPNDPYDSHIMKEVLQMMAESFEGLDDIKNPYFSKRVKLLEIFAKFRFENIMIAMDCVDIIRKMFHIFWRVVDEVHPNSMITSMQSIIFSVLYGGDDAISKLMSNDLWVVWNGEKDVSPMAHELLRRLVEQHKDRDTSPMICRNLYDNFVRHVVITQEDMRTALGNELSTSSLQEVTLETSTLEASIEHINDMSSNGMDSLDDHIASSPSHDEKSDYGSQGQLEQRPLI, encoded by the coding sequence ATGGCTTCATCAATTGAAATAGATTTGGGAGAAAAGATTTACAGGGCAAGAAAGAAATTAGAACATAAATCTCAACAAAAGGAGGTTCTTCTAAGTACTTTGGAGGAGGTAGAGGCTTTtttatgcaaggttggacaagatCCGTCCCAAACAATGCAACTTGCTATAGCTCCATTGGTGTGTTCTTTGATTAAGCCACGACTTATGAGACATCGTGATGAGGTGATAAAACTTGCAACTATCTCATGCATTGGTGAAATTATGAGGATAGCAGCCCCTAATGATCCTTATGACAGCCATATTATGAAAGAAGTACTTCAAATGATGGCGGAAAGCTTTGAAGGTTTGGATGACATCAAGAACCCTTATTTTTCTAAGAGGGTAAAACTACTTGAAATATTTGCAAAGTTCAGATTTGAAAACATTATGATAGCCATGGATTGTGTAGATATCATTCGCAAGATGTTTCATATATTTTGGAGGGTTGTTGATGAGGTTCATCCTAATAGCATGATTACTTCTATGCAATCCATCATATTTTCAGTTTTGTATGGAGGGGATGATGCAATTTCTAAACTCATGTCAAATGACTTGTGGGTTGTTTGGAACGGTGAGAAAGATGTGTCACCCATGGCACATGAATTGTTAAGGAGATTGGTGGAACAACATAAGGATAGAGATACCTCACCTATGATATGCAGAAATTTATATGATAACTTTGTTAGGCATGTTGTTATAACTCAAGAGGATATGAGGACAGCCTTGGGGAATGAGTTGTCTAcatcatctttgcaagaagttacaCTTGAGACTTCTACATTAGAGGCTAGCATAGAGCATATTAATGATATGAGTAGCAATGGTATGGATTCATTGGATGATCATATTGCTTCTTCACCTTCACATGATGAAAAATCAGACTATGGCAGCCAAGGACAGTTGGAACAAAGGCCCTTGATTTAG